One Blastopirellula marina genomic region harbors:
- a CDS encoding TrmH family RNA methyltransferase, with protein sequence MDSEFDADSDFEHLRHKPPTALDQPRELIVACCPMRSNVNISRIVRAASCCAISKVVVCGNVKIDPKIARDGAEKLPISRHRSLAPVLRDLKKEGYMLVGLEQTTNSQDIHHFPFVRKTVLVIGNERLGITDDILTLLDATVEIPVYGMPYSYNAATATCMALYEFCRQFPEG encoded by the coding sequence ATGGATTCCGAATTCGACGCCGATTCCGACTTCGAACACCTTCGCCACAAGCCCCCGACGGCGCTCGATCAGCCGCGCGAGTTGATCGTGGCCTGCTGTCCGATGCGCAGCAACGTGAACATCTCGCGCATCGTGCGGGCCGCTTCCTGCTGTGCGATCAGCAAAGTGGTGGTGTGCGGCAATGTGAAGATCGATCCGAAGATTGCTCGCGACGGTGCCGAGAAGCTGCCGATCTCGCGTCATCGCAGCCTGGCTCCTGTTCTGCGAGACCTGAAAAAAGAAGGCTACATGCTCGTCGGTCTCGAACAGACGACCAATTCGCAAGACATCCACCACTTTCCGTTCGTGCGAAAGACGGTGCTGGTAATCGGCAACGAACGCCTGGGCATCACCGACGACATTTTGACGCTGCTTGATGCGACCGTTGAAATCCCCGTGTATGGGATGCCCTATAGTTACAACGCCGCGACCGCCACGTGCATGGCGTTGTATGAATTTTGCCGACAGTTTCCCGAAGGGTAA
- a CDS encoding TlpA disulfide reductase family protein encodes MRKLHKVEAGRIMNTRWLVFGLMVAVCGCGKGSGPQPAMTAPAETVDVSAGKTTEIAVKVMDYQGIQMLVESYRGKVVVVDYWSTDCPPCIKELPGLVDVHNQYPGDDVKCITVSLDYIGLADEGPETYKDKVMPFLQHVGATFDNIIAADDSETMLKKLELAAPPAVLVYGRDGKLAKRFDNEQAASEEEGFTYHADIAPLVAELVKAKP; translated from the coding sequence ATGCGTAAACTTCACAAGGTGGAAGCGGGTCGAATTATGAATACGCGCTGGTTAGTGTTCGGGCTGATGGTCGCTGTGTGCGGATGTGGCAAAGGATCGGGACCTCAACCAGCCATGACCGCGCCAGCGGAAACGGTGGATGTCTCGGCCGGGAAGACCACCGAAATCGCCGTGAAGGTCATGGACTACCAAGGGATCCAAATGCTGGTCGAGTCGTACCGCGGCAAGGTGGTGGTGGTCGACTACTGGTCGACCGATTGCCCGCCGTGCATCAAGGAACTGCCAGGGCTGGTCGACGTGCACAACCAATATCCCGGCGACGACGTGAAGTGCATCACGGTGAGCCTGGACTACATCGGCCTGGCCGACGAAGGTCCCGAAACGTACAAGGACAAGGTGATGCCGTTTCTCCAGCATGTCGGAGCAACCTTCGACAACATTATCGCCGCGGATGATTCCGAAACGATGCTGAAGAAGCTGGAACTGGCCGCGCCTCCGGCGGTGCTGGTGTACGGCCGCGACGGCAAGCTGGCCAAACGCTTCGATAACGAACAGGCCGCCAGCGAAGAGGAAGGCTTCACCTACCACGCCGATATCGCCCCGCTGGTAGCCGAGCTAGTTAAAGCAAAGCCGTAG
- a CDS encoding phospho-sugar mutase — protein sequence MSGSDIDTTALLEQVKQATADGKITASAAENIEIWLTEDRYARYAGQVAEHITGGKWKELDDAFWTIIPFGTGGRRGKMYPIGSNAINERTIGESAQGLAEYVKDNVEGELSCAIAYDTRHRSREFAELCARIMVSNGFTVYFLDDYRSTPELSFLVRYKKCSCGIMVTASHNPPSDNAVKVYWSTGGQVMPPHDKKIIDNVMNVQEIPLGVEFDAAVSDGKVVICTKETDEAFISNVAQQKFDGPRDLKILYSPLHGVGASAVIPALAADNFTDVTVFGPHAEPNGDFPNVPEHVSNPENPAVFDAAIAQAKTDGTELILATDPDCDRVGCAAPKTMDTTGEWGTFTGNQIAALLCDHVLSERKKGGGLTSDHYIVKTLVTTEMARRIADSYGVRTCGNLQVGFKWIGGTMDAEGPDKFLFGCEESHGYLVGQYARDKDAAVASMLLAELAAKCKAEGQSLHEKLESLWWQHGYHAERLLNQKMPGSEGMANMQKLMAKFREEPPQTVGGLKLLAVRDYGSDTLTLADGTKKPLNGPSGNMVILDLEEDNYVAVRPSGTEPKVKFYMFTYVAAEQLSLLSMAQEAMEERLDAFETDLKAFADSV from the coding sequence ATGAGCGGCAGCGACATCGACACCACAGCACTTCTCGAGCAAGTTAAGCAGGCCACGGCCGACGGAAAAATCACCGCCAGCGCTGCCGAGAACATCGAAATCTGGCTCACCGAAGACCGCTATGCCCGGTACGCCGGTCAGGTTGCCGAGCACATCACCGGCGGCAAGTGGAAAGAACTGGACGACGCGTTCTGGACGATCATCCCCTTCGGCACCGGTGGCCGTCGCGGCAAGATGTATCCGATTGGATCCAACGCGATCAACGAACGCACCATCGGCGAAAGTGCCCAAGGGTTGGCCGAGTACGTGAAGGATAACGTCGAAGGGGAGCTGTCGTGTGCGATCGCCTACGATACCCGCCACCGCTCGCGCGAGTTTGCTGAACTGTGTGCCCGGATCATGGTTTCCAACGGCTTCACGGTTTACTTCCTGGACGACTACCGCAGCACGCCGGAACTTTCGTTCCTGGTTCGCTACAAGAAATGCTCGTGCGGCATCATGGTCACCGCCAGCCACAACCCCCCCAGTGATAACGCCGTGAAGGTGTACTGGTCGACCGGCGGCCAGGTGATGCCTCCGCACGACAAGAAGATCATCGACAACGTGATGAATGTGCAGGAAATTCCGCTCGGTGTGGAATTCGACGCCGCAGTCAGCGATGGCAAGGTCGTTATCTGCACGAAAGAAACGGACGAAGCGTTCATCAGCAATGTCGCCCAGCAGAAGTTCGACGGCCCGCGTGACCTGAAGATTCTGTACTCGCCGCTGCATGGTGTGGGGGCTTCGGCCGTGATCCCGGCTCTTGCCGCCGACAACTTCACCGACGTCACCGTCTTCGGCCCACATGCCGAACCCAACGGCGACTTCCCGAACGTGCCAGAGCACGTTTCCAACCCGGAAAACCCAGCCGTCTTTGACGCTGCGATCGCGCAGGCCAAGACCGACGGCACCGAGCTGATCCTGGCAACCGACCCCGACTGCGATCGTGTTGGCTGTGCGGCCCCCAAAACGATGGACACCACCGGTGAATGGGGTACCTTCACCGGCAATCAAATCGCGGCCCTGCTGTGCGATCACGTTTTGTCGGAACGAAAGAAAGGTGGCGGGCTCACTTCCGATCACTACATCGTCAAAACGCTGGTCACCACCGAGATGGCTCGCCGCATTGCCGACAGCTACGGCGTGCGAACCTGTGGCAACCTACAGGTTGGCTTCAAGTGGATCGGCGGCACGATGGATGCTGAAGGGCCAGATAAGTTCCTGTTCGGCTGCGAAGAATCGCACGGCTACCTGGTGGGTCAGTATGCCCGCGATAAGGACGCCGCCGTAGCTTCGATGCTGCTGGCCGAGTTGGCCGCTAAGTGCAAGGCCGAAGGCCAATCGCTGCACGAGAAGCTCGAATCGCTGTGGTGGCAGCATGGTTACCATGCCGAACGCCTGCTCAACCAGAAGATGCCTGGCAGCGAAGGGATGGCCAACATGCAGAAGCTGATGGCCAAGTTCCGCGAAGAACCACCACAAACGGTCGGCGGCCTGAAACTGCTGGCGGTTCGCGACTACGGTAGCGATACCCTCACCCTGGCCGATGGCACCAAGAAGCCCCTCAACGGCCCCAGCGGCAACATGGTGATCTTGGACCTGGAAGAAGACAACTACGTCGCCGTCCGACCTTCCGGCACCGAGCCGAAGGTGAAGTTCTACATGTTCACCTACGTCGCCGCCGAACAGCTTTCGCTGCTGTCGATGGCCCAGGAAGCGATGGAAGAACGCCTCGACGCCTTCGAGACCGACCTGAAGGCGTTCGCCGACAGCGTTTAA
- the glmM gene encoding phosphoglucosamine mutase, translating to MQEPIISVSGLRGILGLSLSPETISRYVSAFVEQLPEGSILLSRDGRPSGWALGDIVKGTINLLGRDVIDVGVAATPTVGILVRENRCTGGIQISASHNPPEYNGIKLMGADGRVISAEKGAQVKAAYKDQPITWAPWDEIGSTTACVDTTTAHIEKILATITAIPILDKKFKVLLDSNGGSGSIVGVKLLEKLGCEVEVLGGEPNGVFLHPAEPTEANLKSISELVAQGKYDIAFCQDPDADRLAVIDEKGRYIGEEYTVALCLQNVLAKHKGAVVINGATSRMNEDVALSFKCPIFRSAVGEANVTQEMLLRDAVFGGEGNGGPIDPQVGYIRDSFVGMANILELMAKKKKSIGKLADALPRYEIVKHKVDLDPEALPSGFDRLKHQYADAMLDEGDGLRFTWKDRWLIARASNTEPIVRVIAESKSFDQSEDMCIAATRTLRGV from the coding sequence ATGCAAGAACCAATCATCAGCGTGTCCGGATTACGCGGAATTTTAGGATTGAGCCTTTCACCGGAGACGATCAGCCGGTACGTATCGGCATTTGTCGAACAATTGCCTGAGGGAAGCATTCTTCTTTCCCGCGATGGTCGTCCCAGCGGCTGGGCCCTGGGAGACATCGTTAAGGGAACGATCAACCTGCTGGGCCGCGACGTGATCGATGTTGGTGTCGCTGCGACCCCCACCGTGGGCATTCTGGTTCGCGAAAATCGCTGCACCGGCGGCATCCAGATTTCGGCCAGTCACAACCCACCGGAATACAACGGCATCAAGCTGATGGGGGCCGATGGACGCGTCATTTCGGCGGAAAAAGGTGCCCAGGTCAAAGCGGCCTACAAAGACCAACCAATCACGTGGGCCCCGTGGGACGAAATCGGCAGTACGACGGCCTGCGTCGACACCACCACCGCCCATATCGAAAAGATCCTCGCGACGATCACCGCGATACCGATTCTAGATAAAAAGTTCAAAGTCCTGCTCGACAGTAACGGCGGCTCCGGCAGCATCGTCGGTGTAAAGCTGCTGGAAAAGCTCGGCTGCGAAGTCGAAGTCCTGGGGGGAGAGCCCAACGGCGTCTTCCTGCATCCGGCTGAACCGACCGAAGCGAACCTCAAATCGATTTCCGAGTTGGTCGCCCAAGGGAAGTACGATATCGCATTCTGCCAAGACCCTGACGCTGATCGCCTGGCGGTGATCGACGAAAAAGGTCGCTACATCGGCGAGGAGTACACCGTCGCGTTGTGTCTGCAAAACGTTCTGGCGAAGCATAAAGGGGCCGTCGTCATCAACGGGGCCACCAGCCGCATGAACGAAGACGTGGCGCTTTCGTTCAAGTGCCCGATCTTCCGCTCGGCGGTTGGCGAGGCAAACGTGACGCAGGAAATGTTGCTACGCGACGCGGTCTTCGGCGGCGAAGGAAACGGTGGGCCGATCGATCCGCAGGTCGGCTACATTCGCGACAGTTTCGTTGGTATGGCCAACATTCTGGAACTGATGGCCAAGAAGAAAAAGTCGATTGGCAAACTGGCCGACGCCTTGCCACGATACGAGATCGTCAAACATAAAGTCGATCTCGATCCCGAGGCATTGCCGTCAGGTTTCGATCGTCTGAAGCACCAATACGCCGACGCCATGCTCGACGAAGGGGACGGTCTGCGCTTCACCTGGAAAGATCGCTGGCTGATTGCTCGGGCGAGCAATACGGAACCAATCGTCCGCGTAATCGCCGAATCGAAGTCCTTCGATCAAAGCGAAGACATGTGCATCGCCGCAACGCGGACTCTGCGTGGAGTGTAG